In Primulina eburnea isolate SZY01 chromosome 3, ASM2296580v1, whole genome shotgun sequence, one DNA window encodes the following:
- the LOC140828471 gene encoding secreted RxLR effector protein 161-like: MIRIPYASTIGSIMYGMISTRHDVAYALSVTSRYQANPGPVYWKTVKDILKYLRRTKNLFMVYGGGELKLEGYLDSSFQCDVDDSKSTSGFVFMLYGAAVSWKGSKQDTDADSTTEVEYFVASDAAKEVVWMRNFVQELGVIPNGVDPVPLYWDNTGAVAQAKEPRSHQRSKHVLRKFHIIREIVGRGDISVERVPSADNVADPLTKPLPGPLFEKHREAMGLRVVGSRASGRL; the protein is encoded by the coding sequence atgatacgtattccatatgcgtcaactattggtagtatcatgtatggtatgatatcgacacgtcatgatgttgcttacgctttgagtgttacaagcagatatcaggcaaaCCCTGGTCCAGTGTATTGGAagaccgtgaaagatattcttaagtacttgagaaggactaagaacttgttcatggtctatgggggtggagaattgaaattggaaggctacttggattctagcttccaatgtgatgtagatgattcgaaatcgacctctggttttgtattcatgctatatggtgcagctgtctcttggaaaggttccaagcaagacaccgatgcggattccaccactgaagttGAATActttgttgcatctgatgcagcaaaagaggtagtttggatgaggaattttgtccaagagttgggcgttattcctaatggagttgatccagtcccgttgtactgggacaacactggtgccgttgcgcaagcaaaggaaccaaggtctcatcagcgatccaaacatgtactgaggaagttccacatcatacgggagattgtgggaagaggagacatatcagtcgagagagtcccctctgcagataatgttgctgatccacttacaaagcccttgccaggaccattgtttgaaaagcatcgcgaagcaatgggattaagggtagttggctctagggcaagtgggagattgtaa